The proteins below are encoded in one region of Desulforegula conservatrix Mb1Pa:
- a CDS encoding M48 family metallopeptidase, whose product MRLKKDCLKTLSWFLAFLTFFTCSVPGAGAITISEEDKLATEFMGYMKKTNRVISDPDIDEYINRIGKKIAKEFPNPPFQCSFYVFMENSYNAFAGPGGHVFVNSGLIEAMDSEDELAGIIGHEISHVYLRHISNRIDYSQKVSVGALAGIVAGILLGVGGAGAAASAITAGSMAAGQSLTLAYTRENEVQADQIGLERINSSGYSATGLLDSMTKIRAKQWFGSDQIPTYLLTHPANEERMSYIKSWVEEHEKGKTFSGSSDPAAFKRIKARIMGLYGDSKIILKQFDSLLAKNPGDENQIYGQALAYWRMGEYDKAMGNMRKLLKKNAFDSDYMRDTGIIQFSKGDTEAAFAALSVPGKRTDALRSLYLARAYMAKEKYPEAERILSMLIKDKDNFEDGFYYMAEVSEKMGKNGFSHYYLGVYESMIGRPRQTVYHLDRAMPSLASYPDMKKKAEELLKEALKEMKKEREEKEIQDREKKDDDWGVKKKTTDTKTDSEEK is encoded by the coding sequence ATGAGACTTAAAAAAGACTGTTTAAAAACATTGAGCTGGTTTCTTGCTTTTCTTACGTTTTTTACTTGTTCAGTTCCTGGTGCCGGAGCAATTACAATATCCGAAGAAGACAAGCTGGCAACTGAATTCATGGGTTATATGAAAAAAACCAACCGTGTCATAAGTGATCCTGACATTGATGAATATATAAACCGTATCGGTAAAAAAATTGCAAAGGAATTTCCCAATCCTCCTTTCCAGTGCAGTTTTTATGTGTTCATGGAGAATTCCTATAACGCCTTTGCAGGCCCTGGCGGCCACGTTTTCGTTAATTCAGGGCTGATCGAGGCCATGGATTCCGAAGATGAACTTGCAGGTATTATTGGCCATGAAATATCCCATGTCTATCTGAGGCATATATCAAACCGCATTGATTACTCTCAAAAGGTGAGTGTTGGGGCGCTTGCAGGAATAGTGGCAGGTATTCTTCTCGGAGTCGGCGGGGCCGGAGCTGCCGCAAGCGCAATAACTGCAGGAAGCATGGCCGCGGGACAGTCCCTTACCCTTGCCTATACCCGTGAAAATGAAGTCCAGGCCGACCAGATCGGACTGGAGCGTATCAACAGTTCAGGATACAGCGCCACCGGGCTTCTCGATTCAATGACAAAGATAAGGGCAAAGCAGTGGTTCGGCTCTGATCAGATTCCCACTTATCTTCTTACCCATCCTGCAAATGAAGAGCGAATGTCTTATATCAAATCATGGGTTGAAGAGCATGAAAAAGGCAAGACTTTTTCCGGGTCATCTGATCCGGCTGCATTTAAAAGAATTAAGGCAAGGATCATGGGCCTTTATGGCGATTCAAAAATAATCCTGAAGCAGTTTGATTCTCTTCTGGCGAAAAATCCTGGAGATGAAAACCAGATATATGGTCAGGCTCTGGCTTACTGGCGTATGGGCGAATACGACAAGGCCATGGGAAATATGCGCAAGTTGCTCAAAAAGAATGCCTTTGATTCTGATTATATGAGGGACACTGGCATAATTCAGTTCTCAAAAGGCGACACTGAGGCAGCTTTTGCGGCTTTAAGCGTTCCTGGCAAGAGAACTGATGCCCTTAGGTCTCTTTATCTTGCAAGGGCATATATGGCCAAAGAGAAATATCCCGAGGCAGAACGAATTCTTTCCATGCTTATTAAGGATAAAGATAATTTTGAAGACGGCTTTTATTATATGGCAGAGGTATCTGAGAAAATGGGCAAGAACGGATTCTCCCATTATTATCTTGGCGTTTATGAGTCAATGATCGGCCGGCCAAGACAGACTGTTTACCATCTTGACAGGGCCATGCCTTCCCTTGCTTCCTACCCTGACATGAAAAAAAAGGCGGAAGAGCTTCTTAAGGAGGCACTTAAGGAGATGAAAAAAGAGAGGGAGGAAAAAGAAATCCAAGACAGGGAAAAGAAAGATGATGATTGGGGAGTAAAAAAGAAAACAACAGATACAAAGACCGACTCCGAGGAAAAATGA
- a CDS encoding TIGR03768 family metallophosphoesterase: protein MKLFLALKNFRLVFLMGLLIFPLSGCLTSDDDNKGSLKIYPIADEVFTTRQRTVVPDSTPWGLDMIYPYEISKYEEYGYGTWHYGPGIDSGKQLNLMPTGYSASSVTNTARLLNFFTITDIHISDKESPAQAVYVGYQGGNSSGYSPVMLYTTHVLDAAVQTINAIHKKNPLDFGISLGDACNNTQYNELRWYIDVLDGKNINPDSGVKDNPVPGPYNDYQDEYKAAGLDKTIPWYQTLGNHDHFGTGAYPVTDTIRPVYVGEEILNMGNVFTDPAGVNSTGYYMGSIDGRTQYGDIIGAGPVADFTTPPKVLAADPDRRSLSRKEWVNEFFTTTSNPVGHGFSQSNVNNDFASYSFEPKSNMPIKVIVLDDTQKDEDFDVRGHGYLDQARYDWLINELDKGQDEGKLMIISAHIPLALMGFPPTTNSVVNSTTLLTKLSAYPNLILWITGHRHRNVVTPRPSIDPAHPGAENAFWEVETASLRDFPQQFRIFDIVRNSDNTISIFTTDVDPAVKEGSLAATSRSYAVAAQQLFDPAINPAPTGAYNAELVKQLTPEMQAKIQNYGTPITK, encoded by the coding sequence ATGAAATTATTTTTGGCATTAAAAAACTTTCGTTTAGTCTTTTTGATGGGATTACTGATTTTCCCTTTATCAGGATGCTTAACCAGCGACGACGACAACAAAGGCAGCCTCAAAATCTATCCTATTGCTGATGAAGTTTTCACGACGCGTCAGAGGACCGTCGTTCCTGATTCTACTCCTTGGGGACTGGACATGATTTATCCTTACGAGATATCAAAATACGAGGAATACGGCTATGGAACCTGGCACTATGGCCCAGGAATTGATTCTGGAAAACAGCTCAATCTCATGCCGACAGGTTATTCTGCATCTTCTGTCACAAATACTGCAAGGCTTCTGAATTTCTTTACAATAACCGACATCCATATTTCAGACAAAGAATCCCCAGCCCAGGCAGTATATGTTGGCTATCAAGGCGGAAATTCTTCGGGATACTCACCGGTCATGCTTTATACGACCCATGTTCTTGATGCGGCAGTGCAGACTATAAATGCCATTCACAAAAAAAATCCGCTCGATTTCGGTATCTCTCTGGGTGATGCCTGCAACAACACTCAGTATAACGAGCTGAGATGGTATATTGATGTCCTTGACGGCAAGAACATTAATCCTGATTCAGGAGTCAAGGACAATCCTGTACCCGGGCCGTATAATGATTATCAGGATGAATACAAGGCAGCTGGGCTTGACAAGACCATCCCCTGGTATCAGACCCTCGGCAACCACGATCATTTCGGAACAGGAGCATACCCTGTAACCGACACCATAAGGCCGGTCTATGTAGGTGAAGAGATTCTCAACATGGGGAATGTATTCACTGATCCTGCCGGAGTAAACAGCACCGGTTATTATATGGGATCGATCGACGGCCGGACACAATACGGTGATATTATTGGAGCAGGGCCTGTTGCAGACTTCACAACGCCTCCGAAGGTTCTTGCAGCAGACCCGGACCGCCGTTCACTTTCAAGGAAGGAATGGGTAAACGAGTTTTTTACCACAACTTCAAATCCGGTGGGTCACGGCTTCTCCCAGTCCAATGTGAACAATGACTTCGCCTCTTACAGCTTTGAACCAAAATCAAATATGCCAATCAAGGTCATTGTACTCGATGACACCCAAAAGGACGAAGATTTCGATGTACGCGGGCATGGATATCTTGACCAGGCACGTTATGACTGGCTGATAAATGAACTTGACAAAGGTCAGGACGAAGGCAAGCTTATGATCATTTCTGCTCACATACCGCTTGCTCTAATGGGTTTTCCGCCAACCACAAACTCTGTTGTTAACAGCACAACGCTTCTTACCAAACTGAGTGCATACCCAAACCTAATTCTGTGGATCACCGGACATCGCCATAGAAATGTTGTGACACCAAGACCATCGATAGATCCGGCACATCCTGGAGCTGAAAACGCTTTCTGGGAAGTGGAAACAGCGTCATTAAGGGATTTTCCGCAGCAGTTCCGAATCTTTGATATTGTCCGCAACAGTGATAACACCATCTCTATCTTTACGACAGATGTTGATCCTGCTGTCAAAGAAGGATCGCTTGCAGCCACATCACGTTCATATGCTGTTGCGGCTCAGCAGCTTTTCGATCCGGCGATAAATCCAGCGCCCACTGGTGCCTACAATGCTGAACTTGTCAAGCAGTTGACTCCTGAAATGCAGGCAAAAATACAGAATTACGGAACACCGATAACCAAATAA